In Nitrospira sp., the following are encoded in one genomic region:
- a CDS encoding class I SAM-dependent DNA methyltransferase codes for MPKKPSAPPTTAQQLGSLIKSSRDIMRKDKGLNGDLDRLPMLTWIMFLKFLDDLEQIRETDMKLAGKRFRPAIEPPYRWRDWAAKPDGITGDELIKFVNNDEAIGPDGKKGPGLFAYLRSLQGVTGGDRRDVIATVFRGTINRMINGYLLRDVVNRVHGIHFSSSDEIHTLGHLYESMLKEMRDAAGDSGEFYTPRAVVRFMVAVTDPRLGETVLDPACGTGGFLVEAFSHLEKQCKTVQQREILQTRSLWGGEAKPLPYLLSQMNLLLHGLETPQIDPLNSLRFPLKEIGDRDRVDIILTNPPFGGEEERGMLSNFPEDKQTSETALLFLQLIMRKLKRLPKPGRAGVVVPNGTLFGDGVCARIKEELLKDFNLHTIVRLPNGVFAPYTSIPTNLMFFDRSGPTKHVWYYEQPLPEGRKNYTKTQPIQFEEFADCIAWWNGSTGSPQSRKENDRAWKVPAADILKNGCNLDIKNPRGKVDFEHLPPEQLADDILKKELRIAEIMGEIKGLLKGGA; via the coding sequence ATGCCCAAGAAACCCTCTGCACCTCCGACCACCGCTCAACAACTTGGCTCACTCATCAAGTCCTCCCGCGACATCATGCGCAAGGACAAGGGACTGAACGGCGACCTCGACCGCCTGCCCATGCTTACCTGGATCATGTTCCTCAAGTTCTTGGACGATCTGGAGCAGATCCGTGAGACCGACATGAAGCTCGCCGGCAAGCGCTTCCGTCCCGCCATCGAGCCGCCCTATCGCTGGCGCGACTGGGCCGCCAAACCCGACGGCATCACCGGTGATGAGCTGATCAAGTTCGTGAACAACGACGAAGCCATCGGTCCCGACGGCAAGAAAGGCCCAGGTCTCTTCGCCTATCTTCGCAGCCTGCAAGGCGTAACCGGCGGTGATCGCCGTGACGTGATCGCCACAGTCTTTCGCGGCACGATCAACCGCATGATCAACGGCTATCTCCTGCGCGATGTCGTCAATAGAGTGCACGGTATCCACTTCTCATCAAGCGACGAAATCCACACCCTCGGCCATCTCTATGAATCCATGCTCAAAGAGATGCGAGACGCCGCGGGTGATTCGGGCGAGTTCTACACGCCGCGCGCCGTCGTCCGCTTCATGGTTGCCGTTACTGATCCAAGATTGGGCGAGACCGTCCTCGACCCAGCCTGCGGCACCGGCGGCTTTCTCGTCGAAGCATTCTCGCATTTGGAGAAGCAGTGCAAGACGGTTCAGCAGCGTGAGATTCTGCAAACGAGAAGCCTATGGGGCGGGGAGGCCAAGCCGCTGCCCTATCTGCTCTCACAGATGAATCTATTACTGCATGGGCTGGAAACGCCGCAGATCGATCCGCTCAATAGTCTGCGATTTCCGTTGAAGGAAATCGGTGACCGAGACCGGGTGGATATCATCCTGACCAATCCGCCTTTCGGCGGCGAGGAAGAGCGCGGCATGCTGTCAAATTTTCCGGAGGACAAGCAGACCTCCGAAACCGCCTTACTCTTCCTTCAGCTCATCATGCGCAAGCTCAAACGATTGCCAAAGCCAGGCAGAGCTGGTGTCGTGGTTCCTAACGGCACGCTTTTCGGCGACGGCGTCTGCGCCCGCATCAAGGAAGAGCTGCTGAAGGACTTCAATCTCCACACGATCGTCCGTTTGCCCAACGGCGTCTTCGCACCTTACACGAGCATTCCAACGAATCTGATGTTCTTCGACCGCTCCGGTCCGACCAAACACGTCTGGTACTACGAACAGCCGCTTCCCGAAGGCCGGAAGAACTATACGAAAACCCAGCCGATTCAATTCGAAGAGTTCGCCGACTGCATTGCCTGGTGGAATGGTTCGACGGGCTCACCACAGAGTCGGAAGGAGAATGACCGAGCCTGGAAAGTCCCCGCCGCCGACATCCTCAAGAACGGCTGCAACCTCGACATCAAGAACCCGCGCGGGAAAGTCGATTTCGAGCATCTCCCTCCCGAGCAACTCGCCGACGACATTCTGAAGAAGGAACTGCGCATCGCCGAGATCATGGGTGAGATCAAAGGTCTTCTGAAGGGTGGGGCATGA
- a CDS encoding four helix bundle protein, with protein MKYKSFEDLPVWQAAIGLARDTYALTEHQAFRGHAGLRDQLERAALSVSNNIAEGFERGSTNELLAFLYIARGSSGEVRSMLCLLDRIPSFSPLKSEIGNLRSSCLSISRQLYGWIEQLKNSDISGQRHLNDKVRRRTTERKERDAFLDELDRIRQSSVKRSDI; from the coding sequence ATGAAATATAAGTCCTTCGAAGACCTGCCTGTCTGGCAAGCTGCCATTGGATTAGCTCGCGATACATACGCACTGACGGAGCATCAGGCATTTCGCGGTCATGCTGGATTACGGGACCAATTGGAGCGAGCCGCGCTGTCTGTCTCGAACAACATCGCCGAAGGCTTTGAGCGCGGCAGCACGAACGAACTCCTTGCCTTTCTCTACATCGCCCGAGGATCGTCCGGCGAAGTCCGTTCCATGCTCTGCCTCCTGGACCGCATTCCGAGCTTCTCCCCTCTGAAATCTGAAATTGGCAATTTGAGATCGAGCTGCCTCAGCATCTCCCGGCAGCTCTATGGCTGGATCGAGCAACTCAAGAATTCCGATATCTCCGGCCAGCGGCATTTGAACGACAAAGTGCGCAGACGTACTACTGAGCGTAAAGAGCGCGACGCTTTCCTCGACGAACTCGACCGCATCCGTCAATCAAGTGTGAAGCGTTCTGATATCTAA
- a CDS encoding DEAD/DEAH box helicase family protein yields the protein MITEADTCRKQVLPKLIQSGWDDDPHSFTEQKTFTDGRIVLVGEKVRRRPQKRADYLLRYTRDFLIGVVEAKAAYKSPADGLQQAKDYAEVLGLKFAYSTNGHGIVEFDFLTGLERSLETFPTPKELWNRLRTGENLRDDIAAEQLLTPYNHLSGKSPRYYQEIAINRTVQSILQSRRRILLTMATGTGKTVVAFQVCWKLWQARWNRRGEYRRPKILYLADRNILIDDPKDKTFTPFGDARWKIENGEVNKGREMYFAIYQAIAKDERRPGLYKEYARDFFDLIIVDECHRGSARDESNWREILDYFEPAYQLGMTATPLREETRDTYAYFGSPLYTYSLRQGIEDGFLAPYRVHRVVSTWDAAGWRPSREDLDRYGRAIPDDEYQTKDFERVVALRARTQAIARHLTEFLKKTGRYDKTIVFCVDQEHAAEMRQALVNLNDDLTQQHADYACRVTAEEGDIGRGHLGRFQEPEQDTPVILTTSQLLTTGVDAPTCKNIVLARVVNSMTEFKQMIGRGTRVRDDYGKLYFNILDYTGSATRLFADPDFDGDPVSVTQEEMSETGEPKTNKILEEQPVMAEAEDQFQISNRQISDDREGERRKYYFDGGQVEIVAHIVHELDLDGKQLRVVKFTDYTAEKVRTLYRNASDLRTQWADPEQRGEIIQRLAERGIDFDDLAGAAGQPDADPFDLLCHVAFNAPLRTRRERADRLKKEKKDFFDQYGPQAKEILTELLEKYAEYGTAQFVIPDVLKVPPISDRGNVVEIAGFFGGPEQLRAAVNQLQTLLYAA from the coding sequence ATGATCACAGAAGCAGATACGTGCCGGAAGCAGGTTCTCCCGAAGCTCATCCAATCTGGATGGGACGATGATCCACATTCCTTCACAGAGCAGAAGACATTTACCGATGGCCGCATCGTTCTCGTTGGAGAGAAGGTCCGACGACGACCTCAAAAACGCGCCGATTACCTGCTCCGTTACACAAGAGATTTTCTCATCGGCGTGGTAGAGGCAAAGGCTGCGTACAAGTCTCCGGCCGATGGTCTCCAGCAAGCGAAAGACTATGCCGAAGTCCTTGGCTTGAAGTTCGCCTACTCGACGAACGGGCATGGCATTGTGGAGTTCGATTTTCTCACGGGCCTGGAGCGGAGTCTTGAAACCTTCCCGACGCCAAAGGAACTTTGGAACCGGCTACGGACAGGAGAAAACTTAAGAGACGATATAGCTGCCGAGCAGTTACTGACTCCTTACAACCATCTGTCGGGGAAAAGTCCTCGTTATTATCAGGAAATCGCCATCAATCGAACAGTGCAGTCGATCTTGCAGAGCAGGCGCCGCATTCTACTGACGATGGCGACCGGCACGGGCAAGACGGTGGTGGCGTTTCAGGTCTGCTGGAAGCTGTGGCAGGCACGCTGGAACAGAAGAGGCGAGTACCGACGACCCAAGATCCTCTACCTGGCTGACCGCAACATTCTTATCGATGACCCGAAGGACAAAACCTTCACACCGTTCGGCGATGCGCGATGGAAGATTGAGAACGGCGAGGTGAACAAAGGCCGCGAGATGTATTTTGCCATCTACCAGGCCATTGCCAAGGATGAGCGGCGGCCGGGGCTTTATAAGGAATATGCTCGTGACTTCTTTGACCTCATCATCGTCGATGAGTGTCATCGGGGCAGCGCAAGGGACGAGAGTAACTGGCGGGAGATTCTTGACTACTTTGAACCGGCCTATCAGCTTGGCATGACAGCCACGCCTCTGCGGGAAGAGACCCGCGACACCTATGCCTATTTCGGCAGCCCGCTCTACACCTACAGTCTTCGGCAAGGAATCGAAGATGGCTTTCTGGCGCCCTATCGAGTGCATCGGGTCGTGAGCACATGGGACGCGGCTGGATGGCGGCCGAGTCGAGAAGATCTTGATCGATATGGGCGAGCGATTCCAGACGACGAGTATCAGACGAAGGATTTCGAGCGCGTGGTGGCATTACGGGCTCGCACGCAAGCCATTGCGCGGCATCTGACCGAGTTTTTAAAAAAGACCGGTCGCTACGACAAGACGATCGTATTCTGTGTGGATCAGGAACATGCGGCGGAAATGCGCCAGGCCCTGGTCAATCTCAATGACGATCTCACACAGCAGCATGCCGACTATGCCTGCCGGGTGACGGCCGAAGAAGGAGATATCGGACGTGGACACCTCGGACGATTCCAGGAACCGGAACAGGACACTCCGGTCATCCTCACGACATCGCAACTTCTGACGACCGGTGTCGATGCGCCAACGTGCAAGAACATCGTGCTGGCTCGCGTGGTCAATTCCATGACGGAATTCAAGCAGATGATCGGGCGTGGCACCAGGGTACGTGACGACTACGGCAAGCTTTATTTCAACATTCTGGATTATACGGGTTCGGCCACGCGTCTCTTTGCCGATCCGGATTTCGACGGCGATCCGGTCTCAGTTACGCAAGAAGAAATGAGTGAGACGGGTGAACCGAAGACCAACAAGATTCTTGAAGAGCAACCGGTGATGGCAGAGGCGGAAGATCAATTTCAGATTTCAAATAGGCAGATCTCAGATGATCGCGAAGGGGAACGACGCAAGTACTACTTCGACGGAGGGCAAGTCGAGATTGTCGCGCATATCGTTCATGAGCTTGATCTGGATGGGAAACAACTCCGCGTGGTCAAATTCACGGATTACACGGCGGAGAAAGTCCGCACACTGTATCGGAACGCCTCTGATCTGCGAACCCAATGGGCTGATCCGGAACAGCGAGGGGAGATCATTCAGCGATTAGCCGAACGTGGTATCGACTTCGACGACCTGGCCGGCGCCGCCGGTCAGCCGGACGCCGATCCGTTCGATCTGCTCTGCCATGTGGCCTTCAATGCACCACTTCGGACCAGACGGGAACGAGCAGACAGGCTCAAGAAGGAAAAGAAAGACTTCTTTGATCAGTACGGACCGCAAGCAAAGGAGATACTCACGGAGCTGTTGGAGAAGTATGCGGAATACGGCACGGCCCAGTTTGTGATTCCCGACGTGCTCAAGGTGCCGCCGATCTCCGATCGTGGCAATGTCGTGGAGATAGCCGGATTCTTCGGCGGGCCGGAGCAGCTCCGAGCGGCCGTCAATCAATTGCAAACCTTGCTGTATGCAGCATAA
- a CDS encoding outer membrane beta-barrel protein, with the protein MHRRSLFAQLLLPTLWVLAWSEPSRAEWYIAGQGGYQFPQDLVDVRGTGSFSGVTANDLNLNNQAAFGVKVGRLFNGSLRWLGLEFDFSHSDANIADQGVTTSAPILGITQQNGRTPGVGLSVSHMTVNIIARYPGSQVQPYVGVGGGLGLSLLRTAPQDDTDLYPVFNVLIGAKMFVTKRVAFFTEYKHARATAEFSDNRFEGDLRTNWFMGGLAYHF; encoded by the coding sequence GTGCATCGTCGCTCACTGTTTGCTCAGCTGCTCTTGCCGACTTTGTGGGTGCTCGCCTGGTCTGAGCCAAGCCGAGCCGAATGGTACATAGCCGGTCAGGGCGGGTACCAATTTCCTCAAGACCTGGTTGATGTTCGAGGAACCGGTAGTTTCAGCGGGGTAACGGCAAACGATCTGAACCTCAACAACCAAGCGGCGTTCGGCGTCAAAGTCGGGCGCCTCTTCAACGGCAGTCTACGGTGGCTCGGCCTGGAATTCGACTTTTCGCACAGCGACGCGAATATCGCGGACCAAGGCGTCACAACCAGCGCGCCGATTCTGGGCATCACCCAGCAGAACGGCAGAACCCCTGGCGTCGGCCTCTCGGTCAGTCACATGACGGTGAACATCATCGCGCGCTATCCGGGATCACAAGTCCAGCCTTATGTCGGAGTCGGCGGTGGACTCGGACTCTCGCTGCTACGGACCGCCCCGCAAGACGACACCGACCTGTATCCGGTGTTCAATGTGTTGATCGGTGCGAAAATGTTTGTGACGAAGCGTGTCGCGTTCTTCACCGAATATAAACATGCCCGAGCGACGGCCGAGTTCTCCGACAATCGCTTCGAAGGCGACCTCCGGACCAATTGGTTCATGGGCGGCCTCGCCTATCATTTCTGA
- a CDS encoding MoaD/ThiS family protein: MVSIQIFGQTLRAVVEESELEIPVTGPTTVKQLIEANPVLLGPLLQYINNREALITINKKIGSEDSPVRDGDVVKLSFQSRASYDGTRDIPT; this comes from the coding sequence ATGGTTTCGATACAGATTTTCGGCCAAACCTTGCGCGCGGTGGTCGAGGAGAGCGAACTTGAAATTCCAGTGACAGGTCCGACCACGGTGAAACAGCTGATTGAAGCGAACCCTGTGCTACTGGGCCCCTTGCTTCAGTACATCAACAACCGCGAAGCGCTCATTACGATCAACAAGAAGATCGGGTCAGAAGACTCGCCGGTTCGAGACGGCGACGTTGTCAAGCTCTCCTTCCAATCCCGCGCCTCTTACGACGGCACCCGCGACATTCCTACCTGA
- a CDS encoding FAD-binding and (Fe-S)-binding domain-containing protein — MTTSSPLILPTKSHAVAHDLRALLGAEKVKDDGPTITAYAVDASIYRVPPQAVVLVESEEDVAATVAYAVTRGIPLTPRAAGTNLTGSAIGSGIILDVSRLNRILELNQEERWARVQPGIVLAELNKRLGLQGLLFGPDPSSGDMCKLGGMVANNSSGPHTLRYGSVKDNVQSLRLCLTSATWIEARAYAFDDPSLERLLTAVPALRDVLVMTQTHAELIAAKRPTVSKNSCGYNLFGLADGLARGSFDLPKLFVGSEGTLGVVSEARLTLVDKPKATLTALIHFQSLEEVGEAVPQLLTLQPSALEVMDANTLNLIGRGKHGIPADAAATLLVELDADSIEIDLREQAETMANVCRPYKLAAELTLAFDAERREQLWKARKSLYPTLYRFDPKKKPINFVDDVVVPAGRISELIRYLEEFFEWQRVPVAIFGHIGNGNAHIVPLLDVNDRGDFGKMVSAYREIHATVLNRFGGSICGEHGDGRVRAEFVKTMFGEELYDLFVQVKKSFDPGNVLNPGIKLSEVSFTEHIDYTRLSKSCATCGKCNSVCPVYDVFQSEDMSSRGWFEIVTAKDYSYLDSKRVVEACLNCKSCRTICPAGVDVSDLILQKRAEHPNRLAGWIFRQQARGGAFESRLRFLGSTQYMWDRPFFRKLLEWITRPIMKVLAPTARLPHDLVLPNLARRHLRERYAHLIPDGTESTPHCSVAYFHGCAANYFDDGVGDAVIEVLKKHGVEPALPPQRCSGTPIQTYGQADLVRDGARFNLRSLAPYQTVVTGCASCTLMLKDYPALFSEGTEQQQAEELAKKVVHISEFVARSPQHPHMGKVDGTTKRVTYHSSCHLRAAGVTKEPRQVLSSLPGVNFVEMQDADRCAGGAGTYLIKDYDTSQKIFDRKARAITQTGANVVATSCPACMIQLKNGVGDSVQVKHVAQLLQEAYRAAEDEQR, encoded by the coding sequence ATGACGACTTCATCCCCATTGATCTTGCCGACGAAATCCCACGCAGTTGCCCATGATCTGCGCGCTCTGTTGGGAGCCGAGAAAGTCAAAGATGACGGGCCCACGATCACGGCCTATGCCGTGGATGCCAGCATCTATCGCGTGCCTCCACAGGCGGTCGTCCTTGTTGAATCAGAAGAGGATGTTGCTGCCACCGTTGCCTACGCGGTGACTAGGGGTATTCCTCTTACGCCTCGTGCAGCCGGGACCAATCTGACTGGTTCCGCCATCGGCTCAGGCATCATTCTGGATGTGTCGCGTCTCAATCGAATCCTTGAATTGAATCAGGAAGAGAGGTGGGCCAGGGTTCAGCCCGGGATCGTCTTGGCGGAGTTGAACAAGCGACTGGGCTTGCAGGGGTTGTTGTTTGGGCCGGATCCGTCGAGCGGGGACATGTGCAAGCTGGGCGGCATGGTTGCCAATAATTCTTCGGGACCTCACACTCTTCGCTACGGGTCGGTAAAAGACAATGTCCAAAGTCTCCGGCTGTGCCTCACCTCAGCAACGTGGATCGAGGCGCGAGCCTATGCCTTCGATGATCCGTCGCTGGAGCGCCTCCTGACAGCTGTGCCGGCCCTGCGTGACGTGCTCGTGATGACACAGACCCATGCCGAACTGATCGCCGCGAAGCGGCCTACAGTCAGCAAAAATAGTTGCGGGTACAATCTCTTTGGACTGGCCGACGGGCTCGCACGGGGCTCGTTCGACCTCCCGAAGTTATTCGTTGGCAGCGAAGGGACGCTGGGTGTGGTGAGTGAAGCCCGGCTCACCCTGGTCGATAAGCCCAAGGCGACACTGACGGCGCTCATTCATTTCCAAAGTCTTGAAGAAGTCGGCGAGGCGGTGCCCCAGCTCTTGACGCTCCAGCCCAGCGCTTTGGAAGTCATGGATGCCAACACGCTCAACTTAATCGGTCGAGGGAAGCATGGCATTCCAGCTGATGCGGCGGCAACATTGCTGGTCGAATTGGATGCCGATTCCATCGAGATCGATCTCCGAGAGCAGGCTGAAACCATGGCCAACGTCTGTCGGCCTTACAAGCTGGCGGCGGAGTTGACGCTGGCGTTCGATGCAGAACGTCGGGAACAGCTCTGGAAAGCGCGGAAGTCGCTCTATCCCACTCTCTATCGATTTGACCCAAAAAAGAAGCCGATCAATTTTGTCGACGACGTCGTCGTGCCGGCTGGACGCATCAGCGAGCTGATCCGATACTTGGAGGAGTTTTTCGAATGGCAGAGGGTGCCGGTGGCGATCTTCGGTCATATCGGCAATGGAAATGCGCACATCGTCCCCCTGTTGGACGTGAACGATCGCGGCGATTTCGGGAAGATGGTGAGCGCCTATCGGGAAATTCATGCCACAGTGCTGAATCGGTTCGGCGGCTCGATTTGCGGTGAACATGGCGACGGCCGTGTCCGTGCCGAGTTCGTCAAGACCATGTTCGGTGAGGAACTTTACGATCTCTTTGTGCAGGTCAAGAAATCGTTCGACCCAGGGAATGTGCTCAATCCCGGCATCAAGTTGAGCGAGGTCTCATTTACCGAACATATCGATTACACCAGGCTTTCCAAATCCTGCGCCACCTGTGGCAAGTGCAATTCAGTCTGCCCCGTATACGATGTCTTTCAATCCGAGGACATGAGCTCGCGCGGCTGGTTCGAGATCGTCACGGCTAAAGATTACAGCTATCTCGATTCCAAGCGGGTGGTAGAAGCCTGCCTGAATTGCAAATCCTGCCGCACCATCTGTCCGGCGGGAGTGGATGTATCTGACCTGATTCTTCAGAAACGGGCTGAACATCCGAACCGGTTGGCCGGTTGGATCTTCAGGCAGCAGGCGCGCGGAGGAGCCTTTGAATCGCGCTTGCGGTTCCTGGGCAGCACGCAGTACATGTGGGATCGCCCCTTCTTCAGGAAGCTGCTGGAATGGATCACGAGACCGATCATGAAGGTCCTAGCCCCCACAGCACGCTTGCCGCATGACCTCGTGTTGCCGAATCTGGCCCGACGGCACTTGCGCGAACGGTATGCGCATTTGATCCCCGATGGAACAGAATCCACACCGCACTGCTCGGTAGCTTATTTTCACGGCTGCGCCGCGAACTATTTCGACGATGGGGTGGGGGACGCTGTCATCGAGGTGTTGAAGAAACATGGCGTCGAACCGGCACTGCCACCGCAACGCTGCTCGGGAACCCCCATTCAAACCTATGGACAGGCCGACCTGGTTCGAGACGGAGCGCGATTCAATCTTCGCTCGTTGGCACCCTATCAAACGGTCGTAACCGGTTGCGCCTCCTGCACGCTCATGCTGAAGGACTATCCCGCACTGTTTTCAGAAGGGACCGAGCAACAGCAAGCCGAAGAACTGGCCAAGAAAGTCGTGCATATTTCGGAATTCGTCGCGCGATCGCCGCAGCATCCTCATATGGGCAAAGTCGACGGGACGACGAAACGCGTCACCTACCATTCATCCTGCCATCTGCGGGCGGCCGGGGTGACCAAAGAGCCACGGCAAGTGCTGTCGTCATTGCCCGGGGTCAACTTCGTGGAGATGCAGGATGCCGACCGTTGCGCGGGAGGCGCAGGAACCTATCTCATAAAAGACTACGACACCTCACAAAAGATTTTCGACCGAAAAGCCCGCGCCATCACACAAACCGGCGCGAACGTCGTGGCGACAAGTTGTCCTGCCTGCATGATCCAGCTCAAGAACGGAGTGGGAGATTCGGTACAGGTCAAACATGTCGCCCAGCTTCTGCAAGAAGCTTATCGGGCGGCAGAAGATGAGCAGAGATGA
- a CDS encoding D-glycerate dehydrogenase — protein MERPILYVTRLLPRPVLDSILGQYRLLAEPTDLPPTEEELRRGFIEAQAVICTLTDRIDASLLSQAKRLKIIANYAVGYNNIDLAAAARRGIIVTNTPDVLTDATADLTWGLLLALTRRIVEGDAWVRTGTWPGWTPTQMLGADLSGKTLGIVGMGRIGQAVARRAAGFRMPVIYAGRQSVCNPPGSSWVWRSLAEVVAECDCLSLHVPLTEGTRHLIDRRKLALMKPTAYLINTSRGPVIDESALVSALEASTIAGAGLDVYEHEPTIHARLRSLPNVVLLPHLGSATLGTRVRMGFICLDNIAAVLGGRPAPNRVN, from the coding sequence ATGGAACGGCCGATCTTATACGTAACCCGCCTGTTGCCACGCCCGGTGTTGGACTCAATCCTCGGCCAGTATCGGCTGCTGGCCGAACCGACAGATTTGCCGCCGACGGAGGAAGAGCTGCGTCGTGGCTTTATCGAGGCACAGGCGGTGATCTGCACCCTGACGGATCGTATCGATGCCTCGTTATTGTCCCAGGCTAAGCGATTGAAAATCATCGCCAACTATGCAGTCGGCTACAACAATATCGATCTTGCCGCCGCGGCTCGGCGCGGCATCATCGTTACCAATACACCAGACGTGCTGACCGATGCCACCGCTGATCTGACCTGGGGTCTCTTGCTCGCGCTGACGAGACGGATCGTTGAGGGAGATGCGTGGGTGCGAACCGGTACCTGGCCTGGATGGACACCGACACAGATGCTGGGCGCCGACCTGTCAGGGAAGACGCTGGGCATCGTCGGCATGGGACGGATCGGACAAGCGGTCGCGCGACGGGCGGCTGGGTTTCGGATGCCGGTGATCTACGCGGGCCGTCAGAGCGTTTGCAACCCACCCGGCAGCTCGTGGGTTTGGCGCTCCCTAGCCGAAGTAGTCGCGGAGTGTGATTGTCTTTCGCTCCATGTCCCGCTCACCGAGGGCACTCGGCATCTCATCGACCGACGCAAGCTGGCCCTGATGAAGCCGACGGCTTACCTAATCAATACGTCGCGAGGTCCTGTCATCGACGAATCTGCCTTGGTGTCGGCGCTTGAGGCAAGCACGATCGCAGGTGCGGGGCTGGATGTCTACGAGCACGAACCGACGATCCATGCCCGTTTGAGATCACTGCCGAATGTGGTCCTTCTTCCACATCTGGGATCAGCCACACTCGGGACTCGCGTTCGCATGGGATTCATCTGTCTCGACAATATTGCAGCCGTATTAGGAGGCAGACCGGCGCCGAATCGAGTGAACTAG